A genome region from Fervidobacterium changbaicum includes the following:
- a CDS encoding lipopolysaccharide biosynthesis protein produces MEPLSIKRKFLGKYLSFSVGTWINAVISFFSVPLVSWLIEPSEYGKANMFLMMYSMVLSIVVFGTPNALMRFYHKIEDKGRLLWSCLIVPIMLSTLFAILALIFKKQVNLFLVGQESTSTYLLLIASVFFGVLQTFNQTLIRIQGKGFVYSSLQIVNSVSNVAFVLTCAFFFRRDFYAILYAQMLSTLITTGIGFSFQHEDWIPVKIDKGILTEIIAYSYPFLLVGLLWWLLGWTDRIILRMYTGFAEIGLYSAAFKLMSITNLFTTGFSTFWYPFAYEQYEKNRENKYVLAKVFDYVSFVMFSLSLIIISAKSLLFLLFEKSYRESAFVIPFLLLNPILTMMAIVADRGIDFLKKTYWFIVSDGAALAFNLVGNLLLIPILGAKGAALSTGLSYVIVFTIESTVSEKLYPVKYKLKRAYFSTVVFSLVAAINTFIERVGIGILSSLVGLVVVILLYKDVFKEVLGDLLKIWTFVTRQ; encoded by the coding sequence GTGGAGCCTTTATCGATAAAACGCAAATTCTTGGGGAAGTATCTTTCTTTCTCCGTTGGTACTTGGATTAATGCAGTCATATCGTTTTTCTCAGTTCCGTTGGTATCTTGGTTGATAGAACCATCTGAATACGGTAAGGCGAACATGTTTTTAATGATGTACTCGATGGTACTTTCAATTGTCGTTTTTGGTACTCCGAATGCACTAATGAGGTTTTATCATAAAATAGAAGATAAGGGGAGACTTTTGTGGAGCTGCTTGATTGTACCGATCATGTTGAGTACGCTCTTTGCCATTTTGGCTCTTATTTTTAAAAAGCAGGTTAATCTTTTTTTAGTCGGTCAAGAATCAACGAGTACATACTTGTTACTCATTGCATCTGTCTTTTTCGGCGTACTCCAGACGTTCAATCAAACACTGATAAGAATACAGGGTAAGGGGTTTGTTTATTCATCGTTACAGATAGTTAACTCCGTAAGCAACGTTGCATTCGTACTGACTTGTGCCTTCTTCTTTCGGAGAGATTTCTACGCAATTTTGTATGCTCAAATGCTTTCTACTTTGATTACGACTGGTATTGGCTTTAGCTTTCAACACGAGGACTGGATACCAGTCAAGATTGACAAGGGGATTCTGACGGAAATTATAGCTTACTCATACCCCTTTCTCCTTGTCGGTTTACTTTGGTGGTTGCTGGGATGGACAGATAGAATAATACTTAGAATGTATACGGGCTTTGCAGAAATCGGATTGTATTCTGCTGCGTTCAAGCTAATGTCTATAACGAATTTATTTACAACAGGATTTTCAACATTTTGGTACCCATTTGCATACGAACAATACGAGAAAAATAGAGAGAATAAGTACGTTTTAGCCAAAGTTTTCGATTATGTGTCTTTTGTGATGTTTTCCTTGTCCTTAATAATAATTTCTGCGAAAAGCCTTTTGTTTTTGTTGTTTGAAAAAAGTTACAGGGAATCTGCCTTCGTCATCCCGTTCTTGCTATTGAATCCAATACTAACGATGATGGCTATTGTAGCTGACCGTGGTATAGATTTTCTGAAAAAGACCTACTGGTTTATTGTAAGCGATGGAGCCGCACTGGCTTTCAATTTGGTTGGCAACCTCTTGTTAATTCCTATACTTGGTGCCAAAGGTGCTGCATTGAGTACAGGTCTCTCTTATGTAATCGTTTTTACGATAGAAAGTACAGTTTCCGAGAAACTATACCCTGTAAAGTACAAACTGAAAAGGGCCTATTTCTCCACTGTGGTTTTTTCACTCGTCGCAGCAATAAATACGTTCATTGAAAGAGTTGGTATAGGTATTTTGAGCAGTCTAGTTGGTTTAGTAGTTGTTATTCTTTTATACAAAGATGTTTTCAAGGAAGTGCTCGGTGATCTGTTAAAAATCTGGACCTTTGTTACTCGTCAGTAA
- a CDS encoding mannose-1-phosphate guanylyltransferase, translating into MKAVILAGGSGERFWPLSTKDTPKQFLKLFADKTLIRQTFERLSYRLSPEDVYVVTNQMYAHKTYEELPEVPKENILLELLKKNTAPACTWATLQFDDEETIFIVPADHFIPDVEKFWNAVELAEKFLQDKEGIITFGIVPTRPETGYGYIEVESEISDNVYSVKMFREKPNYETAVEYLNSGRFFWNSGMFMWKKKYFLKQMRKHSKDVLEPFFEYKSIEETYEKVPSISIDYALMEKADKIYTIKADFVWSDVGNWKSLEELGVENSPHSVLIDSKAFVQTTKPTIVIGLEDVIVVETENGILVAKSTELEKIRAALGKLDGAR; encoded by the coding sequence ATGAAAGCAGTTATCTTAGCAGGTGGAAGTGGAGAAAGGTTTTGGCCACTTTCTACGAAGGATACACCTAAGCAGTTTCTAAAACTTTTTGCTGATAAAACACTCATAAGGCAGACGTTCGAAAGGTTAAGCTATAGGCTTTCTCCAGAAGACGTATATGTGGTCACAAACCAGATGTATGCTCACAAGACATATGAGGAATTACCAGAAGTTCCTAAAGAAAACATTTTACTTGAGCTGTTAAAGAAAAACACCGCACCGGCGTGTACTTGGGCTACATTGCAGTTTGATGATGAAGAAACGATATTTATTGTTCCTGCGGACCATTTCATACCGGATGTTGAAAAATTCTGGAATGCTGTTGAACTCGCCGAGAAGTTTCTTCAGGATAAAGAGGGAATAATAACGTTTGGAATCGTACCAACAAGACCCGAAACTGGGTATGGGTATATCGAAGTAGAAAGTGAGATAAGCGACAATGTATATTCAGTTAAAATGTTCCGAGAAAAGCCGAATTACGAAACAGCAGTTGAATACCTCAACTCTGGTCGATTTTTCTGGAACAGTGGCATGTTTATGTGGAAGAAAAAATACTTCCTCAAGCAGATGAGAAAACACTCAAAAGATGTGCTTGAGCCATTCTTTGAGTACAAAAGCATTGAGGAAACGTATGAAAAGGTACCATCCATAAGCATAGACTACGCACTGATGGAGAAAGCTGACAAGATATACACAATAAAAGCAGATTTCGTTTGGTCAGATGTTGGTAATTGGAAGTCACTTGAAGAACTTGGAGTTGAAAACTCACCACATAGTGTGTTAATAGACAGCAAAGCATTTGTCCAGACGACAAAGCCAACAATAGTGATAGGACTGGAGGACGTGATAGTTGTTGAGACAGAGAACGGGATACTCGTGGCAAAATCAACAGAGCTGGAAAAAATAAGAGCTGCGCTTGGGAAACTTGATGGTGCGAGGTAG
- a CDS encoding DDE-type integrase/transposase/recombinase, with the protein MQNSVVSCPKCGSTNIYKNGHDKYGNQQYFCKDCKRTFRLVHSKKHKLFSFPYPKCPVCGKTMQIHKIKKAFVKFRCRSCHTRDEIPTNLPQFVPLPFDSFKFFRFPIFIVLKAFVLYFKAVSLRSIRDSLNIKVSHVAIYKWILKLSCFFSILVPVDAFKVHGDETVVLFKSKKYYVWFLVEHDSNLIVAWHVSKYRDMGQVKILLEKFFGNNERTIELITDGLGAYGAVKILYKNINHIVVRLGQNNQCESKFSLFQDFVRAKRGFKNIDNLPMYVNSFCVVRNLLKLNNNDIARVICVLLSSITTS; encoded by the coding sequence ATGCAAAATTCTGTAGTCTCTTGCCCCAAATGCGGCTCTACCAACATCTACAAAAACGGTCATGATAAGTACGGTAACCAACAATACTTTTGCAAAGACTGTAAGCGCACTTTCAGACTTGTTCATTCAAAAAAACACAAGCTCTTCTCTTTCCCTTATCCTAAATGCCCTGTCTGTGGAAAAACTATGCAAATCCACAAAATCAAAAAAGCCTTCGTTAAGTTCCGTTGCCGTTCTTGCCATACCAGAGACGAAATCCCAACTAACTTACCTCAATTTGTCCCTCTTCCTTTCGACTCTTTCAAGTTCTTCCGTTTCCCTATCTTTATTGTCCTTAAAGCCTTCGTCCTTTATTTCAAAGCTGTGTCCTTGCGTTCCATCAGAGACTCACTTAATATCAAAGTCTCTCATGTCGCTATCTACAAGTGGATCCTTAAGTTGTCTTGTTTCTTTTCCATCCTCGTTCCTGTAGATGCTTTCAAAGTCCATGGTGATGAAACTGTCGTTTTGTTTAAATCCAAAAAGTACTACGTTTGGTTCTTAGTTGAGCACGATTCGAATCTTATTGTTGCTTGGCATGTATCCAAATATCGCGATATGGGTCAAGTGAAGATATTGTTAGAGAAGTTCTTTGGTAACAACGAAAGAACAATCGAACTAATTACAGATGGACTTGGTGCATATGGTGCAGTGAAGATACTATACAAGAATATCAATCATATTGTTGTGAGACTTGGGCAAAACAATCAATGTGAATCGAAGTTTTCGTTATTCCAAGACTTTGTACGAGCCAAGCGTGGATTTAAGAATATTGACAATCTTCCAATGTACGTGAACAGCTTTTGTGTAGTGAGAAATCTCTTGAAACTGAACAACAATGATATTGCGCGTGTTATCTGTGTTCTATTGTCTTCCATCACTACAAGTTAA
- a CDS encoding ATP-dependent nuclease, with the protein MKIKEVTIHNFRSITDVTLHMKDYSVLMGPNNTGKTNIMSALRVLYGDLAFEKERDLPKLHKSENTNFQESWIEVLYHLTDEEFKSLPKEYQGPNNTLKIRKWFYTEDKDKLGGIYAYKSNGELSETPFYGAKNVGQQKIGKLVYIPDVSTSNETLKLSGRSPFRDLLELVAASTFESSKAYQKAKEALEKLSNDLQSSDIDSELSINALMKNVNEALKPWNLEFGLEILPLSEELIIKNLTKSYIKDENLADTIDINNCGQGVQRYLIFTLIKLAADFRKKQSTKKKSARKEFNPDFTLLLFEEPEVYLHPTQQEFLNGKLRELAKQDNIQVVVTTHSPAFVSPNLLDLEGLCRVNRVNGTTKVYQLNSEDIKALLQENTELINYLKDFANSQECDKSTRDEINKILKDEPPEEEKIEQESIKYFLWIDKERATIFFSNHVVLCEGASEKALFSFLLNNEWSDLKDKGIYFLDCLGKYNINKYVNLLTKLGIPHSVIIDKDSNKNRHRVVNEFISHNLTELTKGIYYFEIDLENFLGIEKPKDSHRKPLNVLYALYSIWKDEEDPEKLKKRTEMLKKLEDIKEFLIKALNS; encoded by the coding sequence ATGAAAATCAAAGAAGTTACTATTCACAACTTCCGTTCAATCACGGATGTTACCCTTCATATGAAGGATTACAGCGTACTGATGGGTCCAAACAACACTGGGAAGACAAACATTATGTCTGCCCTTCGAGTTTTGTATGGGGATCTTGCTTTTGAAAAAGAACGGGACCTACCAAAGCTCCACAAATCGGAGAATACAAACTTTCAAGAAAGCTGGATTGAAGTGCTCTATCATTTGACGGACGAAGAATTTAAATCGTTACCAAAAGAATATCAGGGACCCAATAACACGTTGAAAATTAGAAAGTGGTTTTATACAGAAGACAAAGATAAACTCGGTGGTATATATGCTTATAAATCAAATGGAGAACTGTCAGAAACACCTTTCTACGGTGCCAAAAACGTTGGGCAACAAAAAATAGGCAAGTTAGTTTACATACCAGATGTCAGCACAAGTAATGAAACACTAAAGCTCTCGGGTCGATCCCCTTTTAGGGACCTTCTTGAACTTGTTGCAGCTAGCACCTTCGAAAGTAGCAAAGCGTATCAGAAAGCAAAGGAGGCACTTGAAAAACTCTCCAATGACCTACAGTCAAGTGATATAGATTCCGAACTATCAATCAATGCTCTCATGAAAAACGTAAACGAAGCTTTAAAACCTTGGAATCTTGAGTTTGGGCTTGAGATACTGCCACTTTCCGAGGAGCTAATAATAAAGAACTTGACGAAGTCGTACATCAAAGATGAAAATCTCGCTGATACCATCGACATTAACAATTGCGGTCAGGGAGTTCAAAGATACCTAATCTTTACGCTAATTAAACTCGCCGCTGACTTTAGAAAGAAGCAAAGCACCAAAAAGAAATCTGCTCGAAAGGAATTCAATCCAGACTTCACCCTTTTGCTGTTTGAAGAACCCGAAGTGTACCTCCACCCAACTCAACAGGAGTTTTTAAATGGGAAACTCAGAGAACTGGCAAAACAGGACAATATACAAGTGGTAGTTACTACCCATTCGCCAGCTTTTGTCTCGCCAAATCTGCTTGATTTAGAAGGATTGTGCAGGGTAAACCGGGTGAATGGCACTACTAAGGTTTATCAGCTTAACTCGGAAGATATTAAAGCACTCCTCCAAGAAAATACAGAGCTAATTAACTATCTGAAAGATTTTGCAAATAGTCAAGAGTGCGATAAAAGCACACGCGACGAAATAAATAAGATACTCAAAGATGAACCTCCTGAAGAAGAGAAAATTGAACAAGAATCCATTAAGTACTTCCTATGGATCGACAAAGAAAGGGCAACGATTTTTTTCTCAAACCACGTCGTACTGTGCGAAGGGGCTTCCGAAAAGGCACTGTTCAGCTTCTTGTTAAATAATGAATGGAGTGACTTGAAGGACAAAGGTATATACTTTCTTGACTGCCTCGGAAAATACAACATCAACAAGTATGTCAACCTATTAACCAAACTTGGAATCCCACATTCGGTAATTATCGACAAAGACTCAAACAAAAACCGTCACAGAGTTGTTAACGAATTTATATCTCACAACCTCACTGAGCTTACTAAAGGCATCTACTACTTTGAGATAGACTTAGAAAACTTCTTAGGAATCGAAAAACCAAAAGATAGTCACAGAAAGCCTCTTAACGTGCTATACGCACTTTACAGCATTTGGAAAGATGAGGAGGATCCAGAAAAACTCAAAAAACGTACGGAGATGTTGAAAAAACTGGAAGATATAAAAGAATTTCTAATAAAAGCCCTCAACTCTTAA
- a CDS encoding ATP-dependent nuclease: MIRLKSIFIKNYRSIGSEGITIEFPENQPVVIIGENNSGKTNILRAVDVLFGEWNPKYKEFEAWDFFNRSEENIIELKAEIEQFDGMLRESSSTLKRLELKVEKGKQNVLTIINEDGSNDERQANYVREQIASIFIMSERNLAYQLSYANKYTLLSRVTKRFHESLVENKERVEALKHYYESIIDVFNEVEEFKEFKKMISGSMNNFLSNMSYALGIDFSAYDPSNYYKNLRLVPVENNVVRELEELGTGQQQILAISLAYAYAKAFKSDSSLILIIDEPESHLHPMAQKYVAKVLYEMAKNGLQVIISTHSPYFVDLEYLEGINVVRRENGSTRVKQIRREGLARYCQEHGATKASPDKIVPFYAKSATPSILRGLFSKKVVLVEGPSEELALPIYLEKVGLDLVKEGIDVISVGGKGEIPKWWRFFTVFDIPCYVCFDNDSSKDNGRKKTTDILNTIGMAEKNFYNDFIEDNWVITASCCVFEKDFEDSLRKHFKEYTMLEENVRNQLGDSKPLVAREVALALCTSHFREDDEGWQKFRKLKDVLLKLRR; the protein is encoded by the coding sequence ATGATTAGACTAAAAAGTATTTTTATCAAAAACTATAGGTCTATAGGTTCCGAAGGAATTACTATTGAATTTCCAGAAAACCAACCCGTTGTAATAATTGGGGAAAACAACTCTGGGAAAACGAATATATTACGTGCCGTAGATGTTCTATTCGGAGAGTGGAATCCGAAATATAAAGAGTTTGAGGCTTGGGATTTTTTTAACAGAAGTGAAGAGAACATAATTGAGCTTAAGGCAGAAATAGAGCAATTCGATGGTATGTTACGTGAATCTTCATCAACTCTCAAGCGCTTGGAACTAAAAGTTGAGAAGGGGAAACAAAATGTCTTAACTATCATCAACGAAGACGGAAGTAACGATGAGCGTCAAGCGAATTACGTTCGAGAACAAATCGCTTCGATTTTTATTATGTCTGAGCGCAACTTAGCGTATCAATTGAGTTACGCAAACAAGTATACATTACTATCCAGAGTTACTAAAAGATTTCACGAGAGCCTTGTTGAAAATAAAGAAAGAGTTGAAGCGCTAAAACATTATTACGAGAGCATTATAGATGTGTTTAATGAAGTAGAGGAATTCAAAGAATTTAAGAAAATGATAAGTGGAAGTATGAATAATTTTCTTTCAAACATGTCTTACGCACTTGGGATAGATTTTTCTGCGTACGACCCTAGCAATTATTATAAGAATTTACGGCTAGTTCCCGTTGAGAACAATGTTGTTCGTGAACTTGAGGAACTTGGTACGGGGCAACAGCAAATACTGGCTATTTCTTTGGCATATGCATATGCAAAAGCTTTCAAAAGCGATTCAAGCCTGATTCTAATTATAGACGAACCCGAGAGTCATTTACATCCTATGGCTCAGAAATATGTGGCGAAGGTTCTTTACGAAATGGCAAAAAATGGCTTGCAGGTTATTATTTCAACACATAGCCCATATTTTGTTGACTTAGAATATTTAGAGGGAATTAACGTTGTTAGAAGAGAAAATGGTTCTACCAGAGTGAAACAGATAAGGCGTGAAGGATTAGCTAGATATTGCCAAGAACATGGAGCTACTAAAGCGAGTCCTGACAAGATAGTACCATTCTATGCAAAAAGCGCTACTCCAAGCATTCTTCGGGGGTTATTTTCCAAGAAAGTGGTCTTGGTGGAAGGACCTTCGGAAGAACTTGCATTGCCAATTTATCTAGAAAAGGTTGGGCTAGATTTGGTCAAGGAAGGAATCGATGTGATCAGTGTTGGAGGCAAGGGTGAAATACCAAAGTGGTGGCGTTTCTTTACTGTATTTGATATTCCCTGCTATGTTTGTTTCGATAATGATTCTAGTAAAGACAACGGTAGGAAGAAAACAACCGACATTTTGAATACAATAGGAATGGCTGAGAAAAACTTCTACAACGATTTTATTGAAGATAACTGGGTTATAACTGCATCTTGTTGTGTGTTTGAGAAAGATTTTGAGGACTCTCTTAGGAAGCATTTTAAAGAATATACTATGTTGGAGGAGAATGTAAGGAACCAACTTGGAGACTCGAAACCGCTTGTTGCAAGAGAGGTTGCATTGGCGCTTTGCACAAGCCACTTCAGGGAAGATGATGAAGGTTGGCAAAAATTTAGAAAACTTAAGGATGTTCTACTGAAATTACGAAGATAG
- a CDS encoding Fic family protein produces the protein MVGKGDGCMAYYSGNLKLIVDWRDDVLMDFVDDLTLEHIEGQLLWEEAWHSCALDGVVVPFEEMDAVKEIAAKRLEYSEEIIEKMLKGKISEKKLSNVLSYSFDDIKPSWAEVIRYYEVAMAMYGMALEMRENVLFLLPKLPRLIHRSLFYGIPGKEKSGEYRKTSSIEDAGVPSLLKELAPKDNIEEFMKIWSEFTRLLFVQRWNYTLDNVEYSHALFMSILPFEYGNGRVGRIIMNMLLLMAKYGNAIISSEEEEKKMYFRGLERGAKVFHEQFVSGQTLPMQLAILYQMRRSSDLIKSIVYGLADSYDILLNYYLKDKLVPLSEFVKQSGKKLSEVQRLVRSRKLIRKKIDGEWYVYPEIAPKSLEEFLGSGRMNTVEKESKQNDGAKKKNKK, from the coding sequence TTGGTAGGTAAGGGTGATGGTTGTATGGCGTATTATTCTGGAAATTTGAAATTGATTGTTGACTGGCGTGATGACGTTTTGATGGATTTTGTTGATGATTTAACCTTAGAGCATATCGAAGGTCAATTGCTTTGGGAAGAGGCTTGGCATTCGTGTGCGCTTGATGGTGTTGTAGTGCCATTTGAAGAAATGGATGCAGTTAAAGAAATCGCTGCTAAGAGGTTGGAGTATTCAGAAGAGATAATCGAGAAGATGTTGAAAGGCAAGATTAGTGAGAAAAAATTGTCTAATGTTTTGAGCTACTCGTTTGATGATATAAAACCAAGCTGGGCGGAAGTGATAAGGTACTACGAAGTTGCCATGGCGATGTATGGTATGGCACTGGAGATGCGCGAAAATGTGTTGTTTTTACTTCCAAAACTGCCAAGGTTGATTCACAGAAGTCTGTTCTATGGTATCCCTGGGAAGGAGAAGAGTGGGGAGTACAGAAAGACATCAAGTATCGAAGATGCCGGTGTGCCATCTTTGCTGAAAGAACTCGCCCCAAAGGATAATATCGAAGAGTTTATGAAAATTTGGTCTGAGTTTACGAGGCTTTTGTTTGTGCAAAGGTGGAATTACACATTGGATAATGTTGAGTACTCTCACGCATTGTTCATGAGCATCCTACCTTTCGAGTACGGAAATGGTCGAGTTGGTCGGATTATCATGAACATGCTTCTTTTGATGGCTAAGTACGGGAATGCAATTATTTCATCAGAAGAAGAGGAAAAGAAGATGTACTTCAGAGGACTTGAGAGAGGAGCAAAGGTATTCCACGAACAGTTTGTATCAGGCCAGACACTTCCAATGCAATTGGCAATTCTATACCAAATGCGAAGAAGTAGCGATTTGATAAAAAGCATTGTGTACGGTTTGGCTGATTCGTATGATATTTTGCTAAATTATTATCTGAAGGATAAGCTTGTTCCATTGAGCGAGTTTGTTAAGCAGAGTGGGAAGAAGCTTTCTGAAGTTCAGCGGTTGGTGCGAAGTAGAAAGCTGATTCGCAAAAAGATAGACGGAGAATGGTATGTATATCCTGAAATTGCACCAAAATCACTCGAGGAATTTCTTGGTTCTGGTAGGATGAATACCGTTGAGAAAGAATCCAAGCAAAATGATGGGGCAAAAAAGAAGAACAAGAAATAG
- a CDS encoding restriction endonuclease — MSQEWLLPEEFTDNDFEDYVSALLQVSGMFVERNVKMDNTLELDVIVTELSQNESPSTTIVEVKSGDWGLEDVFKLKGWMDFIGVNKGLFIYSTRRKKEISEEVKRRFMELGVQLRCLPQTLSEFEKAIQILCNEEHVTVDEKDVKIWMITQRIERKLMNFLSSLRKHPGKKSSLLENFKAISSNTNEHAELLHEYYRMIKDKVFFLNENFEKLKELYRECQKGKYRVSEQCVSDHSKNQSEKTGGIPEELFERTFYDCEFNILQISTYIEHMVRLSILKTAVGLMLCKNWKDSYEDDESIPKSFYGGLCTLENESYSFLYPVFWQWFLLVFGGFILRDRENEEFEILSRKTKVPVEGIRKALEVYDRFFPKFYGSEPKPWFVDLSNELKLVSLFSCVFQGVGVYYRTLLYGKPGDVKSLGISDRRTLDYLEKCYHLAETVFNSKD; from the coding sequence ATGTCACAAGAGTGGCTACTTCCTGAGGAATTTACAGATAATGACTTTGAGGACTATGTTTCAGCATTATTACAAGTATCAGGAATGTTTGTAGAACGAAATGTTAAAATGGACAACACTCTCGAACTCGACGTAATAGTAACCGAGCTTTCTCAAAATGAGTCGCCAAGTACAACTATTGTCGAAGTTAAATCCGGCGACTGGGGCTTGGAAGATGTGTTCAAGCTCAAAGGCTGGATGGACTTTATCGGGGTAAATAAAGGGCTTTTTATCTACAGCACACGAAGAAAAAAGGAAATAAGCGAGGAAGTCAAAAGAAGATTTATGGAACTTGGGGTCCAACTGAGGTGTTTACCGCAAACTTTGAGTGAATTCGAAAAAGCTATCCAAATCCTATGTAATGAAGAACATGTTACTGTAGACGAAAAGGATGTCAAAATCTGGATGATTACACAACGAATTGAAAGAAAGTTGATGAACTTCTTAAGTTCCTTAAGAAAACATCCAGGAAAGAAATCCTCTCTACTCGAAAACTTTAAGGCAATATCTTCCAATACTAATGAGCATGCTGAACTTCTACATGAATACTATCGTATGATAAAGGACAAAGTGTTTTTCCTAAACGAGAATTTTGAAAAGCTGAAGGAACTTTACAGGGAATGTCAGAAAGGGAAGTATAGAGTTTCTGAACAGTGCGTAAGCGATCATTCAAAAAATCAAAGTGAAAAGACAGGAGGGATTCCAGAGGAGCTTTTTGAACGCACTTTTTACGATTGCGAATTCAATATACTTCAGATTTCCACGTATATAGAACATATGGTAAGGTTATCTATACTGAAGACTGCTGTCGGGCTAATGTTATGTAAAAACTGGAAAGACTCATATGAGGATGATGAATCGATACCAAAATCATTCTACGGTGGCTTGTGTACGCTTGAGAACGAAAGTTATTCTTTCCTCTATCCTGTTTTTTGGCAATGGTTCTTGCTAGTTTTTGGTGGTTTTATCTTGCGAGACCGTGAGAATGAGGAGTTTGAGATATTATCCAGAAAAACAAAGGTGCCAGTTGAGGGGATACGAAAAGCTTTAGAAGTGTACGACAGGTTTTTTCCAAAGTTTTACGGTTCAGAACCAAAACCGTGGTTTGTGGACTTGTCAAATGAACTAAAATTGGTCTCTTTGTTTTCATGTGTGTTTCAAGGTGTTGGAGTTTATTATCGAACTCTTTTGTATGGAAAGCCTGGTGATGTTAAGAGTCTTGGGATTTCTGATCGGCGCACGTTGGACTACTTAGAGAAGTGTTATCATCTTGCTGAGACTGTATTTAACTCAAAAGATTGA
- a CDS encoding Fic family protein produces MSYNPRNLLSRTNWREFMLDDVVGDLPLDDITDQLLWEEAWHSCALDGVIVPREEIEQIKQIAEQRAVLSDKVIEEFLQGRLSQKELSKVLSYSFDRIKPSWAELIRYFEVASSMYALALQEDMNILQQIHLLPKIIHASLFYGIPEKNRAGEYRKPNNKKVLSKDLGITPLLVKYAPEDNIEKLMELWAEYTLFLLKKRRLTDEVMFNAAEHSHALFMSILPFEYGNGRVSRIILNILLMLASYLNAIIPSQGKDKETYLKGIEIATLILTPNLEFGPPELKILEIVYKAQRTGHLTKAIAYGLMDSYDILLTKYLSAKLIPLSEFAKQIGKKPSEVNYLLNTRKLIRKKIDGKWYVYPEIAPV; encoded by the coding sequence ATGTCCTACAATCCTCGAAACCTGCTTTCAAGAACCAACTGGCGTGAATTTATGCTCGATGACGTTGTCGGAGACTTACCATTAGACGATATTACCGACCAATTGCTCTGGGAAGAAGCTTGGCACTCTTGTGCACTCGATGGTGTTATCGTACCACGAGAGGAAATAGAACAAATCAAACAAATAGCTGAACAACGAGCCGTGCTTTCTGATAAAGTTATTGAAGAATTCTTGCAAGGGAGGCTCAGTCAAAAAGAACTCTCAAAAGTTCTCAGCTATTCATTTGACAGAATAAAGCCGAGCTGGGCTGAGCTAATCAGATATTTTGAAGTGGCTTCCTCAATGTATGCCTTGGCATTGCAAGAAGACATGAATATACTCCAACAAATTCATTTGTTACCAAAAATAATCCACGCAAGCTTGTTCTACGGCATTCCGGAAAAGAACAGAGCCGGAGAGTACAGAAAACCAAACAACAAGAAAGTACTCAGCAAAGACCTTGGTATTACACCTCTGCTCGTAAAATATGCTCCCGAAGACAACATCGAAAAACTCATGGAGCTCTGGGCCGAATACACATTGTTCTTGCTGAAAAAAAGAAGATTAACTGACGAGGTCATGTTTAACGCTGCGGAACATTCCCACGCATTGTTCATGAGTATCCTACCTTTTGAATATGGGAATGGTCGAGTCAGTCGAATCATTCTGAACATTCTACTAATGCTTGCATCCTACCTAAACGCAATCATCCCATCCCAAGGGAAGGACAAAGAAACATACCTAAAAGGAATTGAAATAGCTACACTCATACTAACACCGAATTTGGAATTTGGTCCACCGGAACTGAAGATACTTGAAATCGTATACAAAGCACAACGTACCGGGCATCTTACAAAAGCAATCGCATACGGCTTGATGGATTCGTACGATATCTTGCTCACAAAATATTTGAGCGCCAAACTCATTCCACTAAGCGAATTCGCAAAACAAATCGGAAAAAAACCGTCCGAAGTAAACTACTTGCTCAACACCAGAAAACTAATTCGCAAAAAGATAGATGGAAAATGGTACGTATATCCCGAGATTGCTCCCGTTTAA